One part of the Streptomyces ferrugineus genome encodes these proteins:
- a CDS encoding threonine/serine exporter family protein, with the protein MTDWEDRKPQSDEARMAFTPPAGIEVGDSESETTSEFALPQGLDVPQQPVQEPEGSAFSTPSGYSVEDAPPAFTPATGIPRISLTKDLPWQDRMRTMLRMPVAERPAPEPMPKAEEEGPAVPRVLDLTLRIGELLLAGGEGAEDVEAAMFAVCRSYGLDRCEPNVTFTLLSVSYQPSLVDDPVSASRTVRRRGTDYTRLAAVYRLVDDLSDPETHISLEEAYGRLAEIRRNRHPYPTWVLTAASGLLAGAASVLVGGGVLVFFAAAIGAMLGDRLAWLCAGRGLPEFYQFTVAAMPPAAIGIALTLTHADVRASAVITGGLFALLPGRALVAGVQDGLTGYYITASARLLEVLYFFVGIVVGVLVVLYFGVNLGAELDPDAALHVSNRPYWQIAASMLLALTFAVLLQQERSTVLAVTLNGGVAWVVYGAMHYAGELSPVASTAVAAGVVGLFGQLMARYQFASALPYTTAAIGPLLPGSATYFGLLSIAQNDVDAGLVWLATAASLAMAIAIGVNLGSEISRLFLRIGSPEKRRAAKRTRGF; encoded by the coding sequence GTGACGGACTGGGAGGACCGCAAGCCGCAGTCGGACGAGGCGAGGATGGCCTTCACTCCGCCCGCGGGAATCGAGGTGGGGGACAGCGAGTCGGAGACCACCTCCGAGTTCGCCCTCCCTCAGGGGCTGGACGTACCGCAGCAGCCGGTGCAGGAACCCGAGGGGTCGGCGTTCAGCACGCCGAGCGGCTACAGCGTCGAGGACGCCCCGCCCGCGTTCACTCCCGCCACCGGCATCCCGCGGATAAGCCTGACCAAGGACCTGCCCTGGCAGGACCGGATGCGCACGATGCTGCGCATGCCGGTGGCCGAGCGGCCCGCCCCGGAGCCGATGCCGAAGGCGGAGGAGGAGGGCCCGGCCGTTCCGCGCGTGCTGGACCTGACGCTGCGTATCGGCGAGCTGCTGCTGGCGGGCGGTGAGGGCGCCGAGGACGTGGAGGCGGCGATGTTCGCGGTCTGCCGGTCCTACGGCCTGGACCGGTGCGAGCCGAACGTCACCTTCACGCTGCTGTCGGTCTCGTATCAGCCGTCACTGGTGGACGATCCGGTGTCGGCATCGCGCACGGTACGGCGGCGCGGCACCGACTACACGCGTCTGGCGGCCGTGTACCGGCTCGTGGACGACCTCAGCGACCCGGAGACCCATATCTCCCTGGAGGAGGCCTACGGGCGGCTGGCGGAGATCCGCCGCAACCGGCACCCGTACCCGACCTGGGTGCTGACCGCGGCGAGCGGGCTGCTCGCGGGCGCGGCCTCCGTACTGGTCGGCGGTGGGGTGCTGGTGTTCTTCGCCGCCGCGATCGGCGCGATGCTCGGCGACCGGCTGGCGTGGCTGTGCGCGGGGCGCGGGCTGCCGGAGTTCTACCAGTTCACGGTGGCCGCGATGCCCCCCGCGGCGATAGGGATCGCGCTGACGCTGACGCACGCCGATGTGAGAGCGTCGGCGGTCATCACCGGTGGGCTGTTCGCGCTGCTGCCCGGGCGGGCGCTGGTGGCGGGCGTGCAGGACGGGCTGACCGGCTACTACATCACCGCGTCCGCGCGGCTGCTGGAGGTGCTGTACTTCTTCGTCGGCATCGTCGTCGGGGTGCTGGTGGTCCTGTACTTCGGGGTCAATCTCGGTGCCGAGCTGGACCCCGACGCGGCGCTGCACGTCTCCAACCGGCCGTACTGGCAGATCGCCGCGTCGATGCTGCTGGCGCTGACCTTCGCCGTGCTGCTCCAGCAGGAACGATCCACCGTGCTCGCCGTGACCCTCAACGGGGGCGTCGCCTGGGTGGTGTACGGCGCCATGCACTACGCCGGCGAGCTGTCGCCGGTCGCTTCCACGGCCGTCGCCGCGGGCGTGGTGGGGTTGTTCGGACAGTTGATGGCGCGGTACCAGTTCGCGTCGGCGCTGCCCTACACCACCGCCGCGATCGGGCCCCTGCTGCCGGGTTCCGCCACCTACTTCGGGCTGCTGTCGATCGCGCAGAACGACGTGGACGCGGGGCTTGTCTGGCTGGCCACGGCGGCGTCCCTGGCCATGGCCATCGCCATCGGGGTGAACCTCGGCTCCGAGATCTCGCGGTTGTTCCTGCGGATCGGGTCGCCGGAGAAGCGGCGAGCCGCCAAGCGGACTCGAGGATTCTGA
- a CDS encoding DedA family protein yields MTTLALGPEWLSPDYLIETFSLPGILLIVFAESGLFAFLPGDSLLFTAGLFVAEGNYITQPLWLVCTLIVLAAVIGDQVGYMIGKFFGPRLFNRPNSKLFKQENLEKAHEFMEKYGPKAIVLARFVPIVRTFAPIVAGAGRMKYATFFTYNVIGGIAWGSGVTLAGYWLGQIEFIKTNVEAILVLIVFVSVVPIIIEFLRERAKKKRAAAEAPVAVQHQQHPQMDDATTQLRRIPSDDQPQQPPYGNQGSQQYGYDQQYYGRQPQQQPYAQQYPQGYGQQNHQNQQYPPNQGY; encoded by the coding sequence GATCGAGACCTTCAGCCTCCCCGGCATCCTGCTGATCGTCTTCGCCGAGTCCGGCCTCTTCGCGTTCCTGCCCGGGGACTCCCTGCTGTTCACGGCGGGCCTGTTCGTGGCCGAGGGGAACTACATCACCCAGCCCCTGTGGCTGGTCTGCACGCTCATCGTCCTGGCCGCCGTCATCGGCGACCAGGTCGGCTACATGATCGGCAAGTTCTTCGGCCCGAGGCTCTTCAACCGCCCCAACTCCAAGCTCTTCAAACAGGAGAACCTGGAGAAGGCCCACGAGTTCATGGAGAAGTACGGCCCCAAGGCGATCGTCCTCGCCCGCTTCGTCCCGATCGTGCGCACCTTCGCCCCCATCGTGGCGGGCGCCGGCCGTATGAAGTACGCCACGTTCTTCACGTACAACGTCATCGGCGGCATCGCCTGGGGCTCCGGCGTCACCCTCGCGGGCTACTGGCTCGGCCAGATCGAGTTCATCAAGACCAACGTCGAGGCGATCCTCGTCCTCATCGTCTTCGTCTCGGTGGTCCCGATCATCATCGAGTTCCTGCGGGAGCGCGCCAAGAAGAAGCGCGCCGCCGCCGAGGCTCCCGTCGCCGTACAGCACCAGCAGCATCCGCAGATGGACGACGCGACGACCCAGCTGCGCCGGATCCCGTCCGACGACCAGCCCCAGCAGCCGCCGTACGGCAACCAGGGGAGCCAGCAGTACGGCTACGACCAGCAGTACTACGGCCGGCAGCCCCAGCAGCAGCCGTACGCCCAGCAGTACCCGCAGGGTTACGGCCAACAGAACCACCAGAACCAGCAGTACCCGCCGAACCAGGGCTACTGA